tTTTATTTCAAATCGCAGAATGATGTTTAGTTAAGTTTATACAactgtttttaattatttttttataaaaataataacgtTTGAAATTTTTTACGAAAAACTCATGAATAACTATTTATATTTACATTTGATgttgataaaattattctttttatttttacaaaacatatttttttaatattatttatctCTATAATATTATTGTCGAAAGAATAACGAATAAAGTTGTACCTtgttcaataaattattatttaattattttagattatttttattagttttgtattacaatttatttattgattaatttaaaatatgttcaTATTAAACATTTTACATAATAACATCAAtaattaatcataattttacTAAAATGCAGCTAATAATAAATCactaacaacaataacaaacaATTAACTACAACAGTAAATTAAACCGAACATGTCCTAACAgtgcgtttggtattctattgggatagagataaggataaaagTTGGGATAAGAATAAAGATAAATGAttgagataaggataaaaatatgatagttgagaattattattcaatgtttggtatgtgggatagagatgaggataaaataatatattttactattttaacttttttttttttttgatgaattttaaccttatttaaactacataacattaatttgagggataagatgaatttttccatcctattaaaatcgcatgagcttatcccacctccttataccacccccctcttgggtataggatttgagagaTAAGAAGTTTATCCCTCATCCGtttcactcttctatctcccaaacaaacacgggataatttatttcgtgtttttttatccctatcacatctcctatatcccttctaacaaacaccccgtaaaTACCTTATTATAAATCAATCCTAATTGGTGGTTATAAGCTATTTATAAAAATTGAAGTTATTAAAAGCAAATGATAGGAATAAGCTTGAAGAGTTATAGAATTGCCAAAGATAGTAATCCCAAATAAATTAACTTCCCAAATTGGACTAATTTAAACAATAACTTCACGTTAATTGGACTTTCCAAATTTGGACTTCTTTATTAGAAAGCAAATAGAAAATTGGACCCTTCATAAATAATACAATGTAAAATACCTGAAATACCCCTTCGACGTGTCTCAGTTTAAAACCGTCACGGACCTTAAGCGTAGTAAACACGCATACAGCAGCCCCAATGGCAAATGATAATAATCCAACAGCATGAAGGGTACTTTAGTCATTTAAATTAGGTCAAATTAAGAAAAAGCCAATAAGAGAGGGGTATGAATGTTAATATTCGGATAAATAAGTGTAATTTCGTAACACGAAACGCGCATCTTCCCCCTATATAAATGCTCTCCCTCCTCCCATTAGAATGAAAAAAGCTTCCATCGAATTTCCATAGAAATCACCGGGTTTTGGTTTAGCGTCTTCTTCAGTATCACGATCTGATCTTTTCTGGTTTTCGGTGTTTGAACCGGTAACAATTCTTTTATCTTtttctaatatatattttcctttttgttatttgtAGATTCTTTGCATTTGGAGTATTAATGTCTTGTTTGTCTTTGGCTTTCAGGATTTGATTCAGAGTTTTGCTAAAGAAAGATTTGTAAAAGAGCATTAGTTCTCTAATCGGAATATTCTCATATCGGTAAGTCCTTTGTTCGCCGCTATTGATATTTTCTTTGGCTTCTTCATGTTTACATGGCATTGTTTGGGGTTGCGTAGccattatttttattatcatgACTTGTACTCTTTGTTTTAATAACAATATATGATATTTGTTATGAGAATTTTGTTTTCTTCCCTGAGATTCCGTTCGCAATTGTTGTTTTCCAGGAATTTTCTCCTATTTCTTTCTTAACTACCGgtgtaaatagttttttttttttctcgatTGGGATAGAATTAGGGCTTTGTTATTCTATTATAGAAAATGAAGTAATTAACAATTATACTTCTCCTCTCGGCAATTGTCTATGTTAATGCAAAATCTGTGTTAATAGGTATCTGGGCTTGCTCCTTCTATATTCTACTTTTTTCATTGTTCAGACGCCCAATTATTCAAGTTATATTACCAGTTATATATACTCCATGAGAGATGGTATGTGGTGCTAATTTTTGTTTTCTGCTGTGGCAGGCAAGACTGAATGATCTAATGGAGTCTAAAGGTGGGAAGAAGAAGTCTAGTAGTAGTAATTCATCATTGTTCTACGAAGCTCCGTTAGGTTACAGTATTGAAGACGTTAGACCTCACGGTGGAATCAAGAAATTCAGATCTGCTGCATACTCCAACGTGAGTTTGATTGTAAACTATTGTTGCCTCTGTCTTCTTTCGTGTAACTGGCTTACTGATTTCATTCCATATTTTGTTTTGCAGTGCGTGCGAAAACCATCCTGAGATTCCCCAATTGTTgacataattttttattttagtccGCTCAAAttgccattttttttttctgttcaGCTATTTTTTTTGTCAGCATTACCTCTCTACTTCCCTCGTTCTCTTGTTCTTGTTCTCCGGTACACCCTTTCAGTGCTATTGAGTCAAGATGGCTGTTCCTGTCTCTGCTATTGGATTTGAAGGCTATGAAAAGAGGCTCGAAGTTTGCTTTTCTGAGCCTGGCTTCTTTGCTGATCCTGGAGGGATAGGCCTCCGTGCTCTGTCCAAATCTCAAATAGATGAGATTCTCAAACCAGCTGAATGCACCATTGTCAGCTCACTTTCGAATGAACATGTTGATTCATATGTTCTTTCAGAATCTAGCCTCTTTGTGTACGCTTAcaaaattatcatcaaaacttgCGGGACTACTAAATTGCTTCTTTCAATCCCTGCCATTCTAAAATTAGCTGATACTCTTGCACTCAAGGTGCATTCTGTGAGGTATAGTCGTGGGAGCTTCATATTTCCCGGGGCTCAGTCTTTCCCACATCGTAGCTTCTCCGAGGAAGTAGCTATCCTTGACGGTCATTTTGGCAAGCTTGGTCTAGGAAGCGTTGCATATGTGATGGGTAGCGCTGATAAAACACAGAAATGGCATGTGTACTCTGCTTCTGTTAACACGGAGCAATCTTTTCTCCCTGTTTACACACTTGAAATGTGCATGACTGGTCTAGACAAGGACAGGGCGTctgttttctacaaaactaattCCAATTCAGCTGCTGCTATGACCAAAGAATCTGGTATAAGGAAGATTCTTCCGCGTTCAGAGATATGCGATTTTGAGTTTGATCCATGTGGTTATTCCATGAATTCCATTGAAGGCGAGGCCATCTCTACAATTCATGTTACTCCGGAAGATGGTTTCAGTTATGCAAGCTTCGAGTCTATGGGTTACAATTTTGAAGAAATGAATTTGGGACAGCTGCTTGAGAGGGTTTTGGCGTGCTTTGATCCCACTGAATTCTCAGTGGCATTGCATCTTAACGTTGTGAATGATGAACTTGGAAAGAAGTTGCCGATTGGTGTGAAGGGATTTAGCTGCGAAGGGAGCAACTATGAAGAGCTTGAGAATGGTGGATCCATAATCTACCGCAGTTTCGAGAGAAACAATGGGTGTGCATCTCCAAGGTCAACACTTAATAAATGTTGCTGGAGTGAAGATGAGAAGGACGAGGAAAGTTGAAGAGAGTAGTTCAAATTGTCttgttgttttttatttttaagttgaGTTTCAATAAAATGCTGTTAGCTGGTGTGGTTAATGGCTGCCTAGACATGGATAGAGTTTGTTTTTCAGAGTTATGTTGGCTGTGTGATTCACATGGCAGAGCAGAGTcttagtatattattatttgtatTATGAAGGAAGCCTCCCAGCAGGCTTTATAGTCTCAATTGTGAGAGTGGACTAAGATAGTTATGTTGCTTATTGAGAAATTAAGGAATAATATATGATAGTATTATACTAAAAACCCATTTTTGTTTTTGCAATTCAAGTGCATTCAATATCTAGTTTGTTGcctattttctttgctttttttttttttttcccactTCATGAAGTAAAGTATTACTGGAATCTAACCCACAAATTGTTGTGAGCTTCATCAGTGGTTTTAAGGCGTGTTAGGAGAGCCTTAAATATATAGGCTCTGTTTGAGAATTAGCTGTTAGccgattacattagctgatttgactagttgTTGGTGTAGACCTGTTAGccaaaaattagctgattgataatagcggtttatGCAAAAAGACTAATAAtggcatttctttttttaatacataaaaatatatttaaaataattagggttaaagaagtccattaattttaatattgcaaaacgctaattcaaaaagctcataaaaggagctttttctaaattagcgttttcattcCAAAACTCTCTCCGAAACCtttctccaccaaacactccaatcagcggtttcagtggtcaaaccgctaaagttggtcaaaaccgatctttttattccaaaacgctttttaccaaacatggtCATAAGCTCTTGCAAGAGCGGTAGCTTTCCATATACCTCTTTCTAGGGGTGCACACAAAAAACCGAAAAtccaaaaaaccgaaaaaccaaaccgaaaccaaaccgaaaataaggttaaccgaaactgatggactagtgtacggtttttaattttaaaaataatggttaatggttacggttacggtttTCTTATtccaaaaaccgcggttaaccgaAATCGATCGAatctcaattaaatattaaaaaataagaatatatttatttatatttatataattatatattatccaactatattaattattaattagttaaataattaattatacttATCTAATTAACTATATACTTAGTGATGTTTGttgaagaaaaaggaaagaacaTACGAAAaatgaactttcaaaataaagataatctcgtaacaaaaaaataaagataaaacaatAAGATACTTAAatcatataataaacaatataCACAATGCCCGAGATTATCAAAATAGAAATAAGAAACTTATCCAATTCTAGGGTTTATCTCATCCAATTTTGCAGCAGAAACTTATCCAACATAAAAACAACATACACAATGTACGAGATTATCAAAAAAATATgaaccaaataaaaataaaaatatgatgaaaataaaaataagtttttgaattaaaattgaatcctatttttatttttatttggttcATATTTTTTAGTTTCTACTACCATTTCTCCACCTCATTCACTCTAGTGCATAGTTCACATATACACAATGCACGTATATCTCTCTTTTCGCCATTAATCGCCAACTCGCTACTGATCCACTATCtcactcacaataaaaattagaattatttaattatttttatttttagttactaatggttagaaaccgaaataaaaggttaaccgaccgaaataattggttaaccgattaatggttaaccgaattaagtggactagtgtatggttagtgattttaaaaaaccgatcaaatggttaaccgaccgaattaagcttaatggactggttaaccgaccatgtgCACCTCTACCTCTTTCCTTTTTATGTATTAGTAATTCATTCGAGATTCTATTATAATACAAGTCCAATTTCgaaaaatgaatgaaataatgtggtacaaataaaagaaaaaatcgTTAAATGATAATAGGGATAAATTTCATGTGAATTCTATGTTCTTTTGGTTATATAATGTGCACTTTGAAACATgtatatattgaaaaataaagttatgACATAAGAATCTTAAGCCCAATTTAAATTTTGTTATGTATATAATTTGAACGTTAAAGCTCttttatatgaaaaaataaaattatgagaTATAGCCAACATCAAATTGATGCTAGAAGCAGATTTGATGTAGTTTTGTGATATTTTATAGATGAATAAAAACGTAAGAagtatgtaaaaataaaaaaataaaaaaacgataaattataattttaaatatattttgttaataaataaaaacataaagagtatgtaaatattaattaaataagaataaaataatattatttgaaAGAAAATGAGGAAAATAGGTAATAAAATGGGTGGGAGATAGAAAGATTGTTTAAAGTAGGCAAAGAGAGCACCTAACCTTCCCCACgaaaaggaggaagaagaaaaggaatAATAAAAGTGAAATTATTTATTGACAGAAGTGTAGGACCAAATTTTCAAAGAAAAAACTATTATCATTATTTCTACTTTTTGTCAACCATACATATTTATTTAAGGCTCaaattcaatttcattttcCAAACCCTATTTCTATCCACAAAATATATGTGCGGTCATGGTGGGTTTTAAGGGTGTGCAATAACTGCAACTACATAAAATATTCTTTATTTCAAGACTTCAAatttaggaactattttactagaaccaaaaaaaattgttattgaAATATTgagttatttaaaataatttgattattttataaagggtaaagttcaaataaaacccctgtggtttcactaatttttagataaaggattgtggtttactttttgtcaaaacaagaattgaggtttcaaacttggattaatgctattaaaaccatctttaacgatctgaaaatgaaaaatttcaagaattaaagttgttcaatgtcatattttttatggaactacattttcgatttttgaaaatcatctttttttggaactttctctctctaaacattaactttctctctctttaccaaacatcatctaaacaatctcaaaataaaaaagttgaagaattaaagttgcttaaaatattagtagttcttaaaatatgtcatttttgaagtcgtcaaaggtgattttaatagtatcaatcgaaaaagtccttattttgttaaagttaaaaacctcaatcctcgttttgacaaaaagtaaaccacaatcctttatctgaaaattagtaaaaccacaggggttttatttgaaatttacccttttataAATGTTAACTATAAC
The DNA window shown above is from Euphorbia lathyris chromosome 1, ddEupLath1.1, whole genome shotgun sequence and carries:
- the LOC136207430 gene encoding S-adenosylmethionine decarboxylase proenzyme-like, with translation MAVPVSAIGFEGYEKRLEVCFSEPGFFADPGGIGLRALSKSQIDEILKPAECTIVSSLSNEHVDSYVLSESSLFVYAYKIIIKTCGTTKLLLSIPAILKLADTLALKVHSVRYSRGSFIFPGAQSFPHRSFSEEVAILDGHFGKLGLGSVAYVMGSADKTQKWHVYSASVNTEQSFLPVYTLEMCMTGLDKDRASVFYKTNSNSAAAMTKESGIRKILPRSEICDFEFDPCGYSMNSIEGEAISTIHVTPEDGFSYASFESMGYNFEEMNLGQLLERVLACFDPTEFSVALHLNVVNDELGKKLPIGVKGFSCEGSNYEELENGGSIIYRSFERNNGCASPRSTLNKCCWSEDEKDEES